A window of the Enoplosus armatus isolate fEnoArm2 chromosome 5, fEnoArm2.hap1, whole genome shotgun sequence genome harbors these coding sequences:
- the c18h3orf33 gene encoding protein C3orf33 homolog: MHRENVNNMPESSRETETDEGLGDRQQRDQGNQSSHNIVSLISQFADDNLTLVRNISTGLAVAGVIVIARSIKLITKFQAASEIPARFIERNISLRGKVHSVTEKGLEVEHVPIHLPVLSPLLSKHKGVCTTPMLVHLAGVELTPEGKVWLQNNLAPAQTVWLKLISREDDTLHCLVSQSRGSMWSYCMNDEVLRLGLARTAPIVGVLPDSRLYWRLYKRLHRAEVKAERKGRGLWKQDSLWERVSKAVRDNTLVRLMGRIFKRT, encoded by the exons ATGCATCGAGAGAATGTCAACAACATGCCGGAGTCTTccagagaaacagaaactgaCGAGGGATTGGGAGACAGACAACAAAGAGATCAAGGAAACCAGTCGTCCCATAACATCGTGTCTTTAATATCTCAGTTCGCAGATGATAATTTAACACTTGTGCGG AACATAAGCACCGGGCTGGCAGTGGCTGGTGTTATTGTAATAGCAAGGAGTATCAAACTG ATCACCAAATTTCAAGCTGCGTCTGAGATCCCTGCTCGTTTCATTGAGAGGAACATCAGCCTTCGTGGGAAAGTTCATTCAGTCACAGAGAAAGGACTCGAAGTGGAGCATGTCCCGATTCATCTGCCCGTCCTCTCTCCACTactttcaaaacacaaag GTGTGTGCACGACCCCGATGTTGGTGCATCTTGCAGGAGTGGAGTTGACTCCAGAGGGCAAGGTATGGCTGCAGAACAACCTGGCTCCTGCCCAAACAGTCTGGCTAAAACTTATCAGCCGAGAGGACGACACACTACACTGTTTGGTGTCTCAAAGCAGG GGGTCGATGTGGAGCTACTGTATGAACGACGAGGTCCTCAGGCTCGGTCTGGCTCGCACTGCGCCCATTGTCGGAGTCCTGCCTGACTCTCGCCTCTACTGGCGTCTCTACAAACGGCTGCACAGGGCAGAGGTCAAAGCTGAGAGGAAGGGGCGGGGACTGTGGAAGCAGGACAGCCTATGGGAGAGGGTCTCCAAGGCTGTCAGGGACAACACTTTAGTCAGACTGATGGGGAGGATCTTTAAAAGGACTTGA